The following nucleotide sequence is from Salvia miltiorrhiza cultivar Shanhuang (shh) chromosome 7, IMPLAD_Smil_shh, whole genome shotgun sequence.
CACGGAAATGTAAAGGCAACATTTTGTACTAGAATAAATGCTAAATCATACCTTCAAACTTGAGAAATTTAAATAGTGTGGGCgtaggtgattttttttaatacgaAATAATCAGCAATGCAACATTTTAATATACTGGCTATAGATTTGGCACACCTATGAACCATAATTAGTGCCGTTTCCACATCAGGTTTAGTTGGCACGTTTCAAATTTTAGTAACTAGCTAGCCTATaggttagtattttttttattttcttttaatttattatttattattgtaaGCATTCAAAGCACAATAGACTAATTAGCCGACTATgggatataaaaaaattaatacaaggCGCGCCATATTTAAGACTCGAGCAAGCAAAAATGTCAAAAATTCATGCGACTGAATCATTATTTGAAACATTTGCATTTGTCAATATCTCATCTATATGGCCGAATATTGGACAGTCGACGTCAAAAATATTCTTGAGTTTTAGCCATATTGAATTATTAAACTAAGCTTAAagtcattattattttttaaattatgattgTTTGACTTAGAATCTAGATCAGTTTGTTTGCACCGCGTGCGGTCatgattttaaataatttaaaatgaaatattccAAAGAAAAAATCTTGGCGTTTTCATAGTCACCTATAATCTGGAATTAAAGATATGGTTCAAAAATCTCAACACAGTCACTCATAATTTAGAAATATCATTTCTAAGAATATTGGTAAATAGATGCTTTACTTATAAGAAGTCAAGGCAGACAATGTCTGGTCTGCTTGGGTAGTCATAGTGGACTTtattaaatcaaattatttgTGATTTGGAGAAGAGgaattagataaataaaaagaatatttgtTTTCAGTTTGATCAGATGGTTTTCATGGTAAATGTTTAACCAGTGGGCTAAGTTAAAGTGGGAGGGGTAGGCTACAAACCtcttttaaaatacaaattacAAACCATGAATTTTGAATAATCTTCTTCAAAATTCGTATAAATTTATTGTGAAAATATatgaattcaaaaattaaaattacctTCTTGTAGGATTTAACCCAaaattatgaattcatccaataaaattATGAGTTCACCTTAGGTTTTCAAGATCTAAGGATTAAAAATaattcctaatttatattttaaaaaatatttttgttttagccTAACCCCTAAGTTAAAATATGATGGTCATTTAATGATATTTTgctttgaatataaatatagatatagattcaCCACATGTCTATAAACTATAGGTAATAGAGTTAATATACTAATTTCCACAATTCCATCCcccatttttttgaaaaagacatggaaaaggaaaaaaaattaaaaaagaaggaaaaattaaaagaaaacagaacaaaattaagaacacaataattttaagaatatgGTTTGGGAAATATATttgtgagaaaaaaataaaataaattattttaagaagtTTGAAGTAAAGTTTTTCTATAGATTTCTAAAAACGGTTGAACCTCAACATGAAATTTTGGCGACATCAGAGGATAGTACTTATTTTAAgaagtacttcctccgtcccacgaatcttgacacgttttcctttttaggccgtcccacgaatcttgacacatttccaaataaggtaataatttatcactttatactttattaactacacacttaaaacactaatttacaactccttaattcccgtgccgaaaccaaacgcgtcaagattcgtgggacggagggagtactactaTGAATTAAGGGGTACTCTCTTGATTGGGACAAACAGTATACTACTTTTGTTACTAACATTGTAATTTTTCAATAGAAAAATTGACTGTATTAGTGGATATAAGTGAATTGGAtcaaaaaattaagaataaatccaATTCGttattacaaattaaattcATGAAAGATATGTGCTCTGTGTTTCTTCAAAGAAAAACTAGAACGCAAAATCAATAGCTTAATACTCCTATGGGCTATGGCAATGGCATGCAAATTTTCACCCATTTGAAGCGGGCTCTAATCTGGACTTTTTTACGGCCCGGGCTGGCCCAGGCCCACAACCAATAGCTTATTCTACGCCATACAAATTTACAGTACTACCCTCCCCGTCACAGGCGAAAGTGCGCGCCAACTTCTCTCACTCTTCTTTCTCGGCGTTGGAGCAGAGAAGTTCTACTGTCACCCTACAATGCCGGAGCTACCGGAGGTTGAGGCGGCGCGTCGGGCGCTGGCAGAGCACACCGTCGGGAagaagataataaaagtgattgTAGCTGATGATTCCAAAGTCATTGACGGTGTCTCTCCCAAGGACTTCGAGGCAGCGCTCGTTGGAAAAACTATCGTCGCCACGCATCGGAAGGGAAAGAACATGTGGATTGAACTTGATTCCCCTCCTTTCCCCTCTTTTCAATTCGGTACTGTTGCAATTATTGtctttttgattttttgttaaACCCTAATTTCCAAGCATACCTGTCGTTTTCCGTTTGTTGAGTTATTACTAGTGCTCGattttttgttaatttcatGACACTGGTGCATTTGCGTTCTTGTTACAATGTAGCTTGGTTGTATTTCGGTGTATTTTACAAATTTGAGAATTTGGTAGCTACTGGTTAACTTGGGCAAGTAGTTTAATTGGTTGATGATTTCCCTGCGTACAACTACAAGGATGCTTTATTTACAACATACCTGAAGCCTACTGCAACCCTATTGATGACATAGAACAATGATAAAAGGCTGCTGTTTTTGTGGCATGTGGTGAGTAGAAGGTTAGAGAACTTTGTTTCAAATAAAAGAAGTACAAAAGAGATGTACTCATGCAGTTATTGATCAAAAAGGATATCTTGTTATGTCATTGTTTGCTATTGCTAGTTTTGTCCTAGTACCATTTATTGGTTATTGGTTGAATTCTAACCCCTTCTGCAGTTTTGTATGAAATAATTAAGAGCCTCCTTTCTTCCGGTGAACTGAAGTCATGCATAGGTCGTAGAATCATGTGCTTAATGCACATTCAGTGGATTAGATAAATTGTGGCTATATATAATCTCGAAGTCATTGGTAGGTCCTCGTATCACTGGCTATGTGAAAGCCTGTAGCTGAGTGATCAAACTGGGAGGATGGTAAATAGTGTTTGCACTGGGTGCTTAGGAGTTTGTCAGAATGGAACAAGCAACACTtggcttatttttcttttgtcaatGTTATGTGTTTTGGGAAGATTCTTCTTTGCATTGCCCTCTCAATGAAATGATAATTGCTACACATTTTGTTTCTATATCTTGTTGGTAAGATTACCTACTTTCTGGAACCATATTCACAGAAAACTTAACAATAAACATATTGCATgttaaaatatgattttttttacaatGCAACAGAAGTTTACTGTTGGTCAATCTTTCTATTCTGGCAAGCTAATATTTTAGTTCGGTTTGCTTGTATGCAAAGTTTAAGAACCAAAATGGGTTAAGAACTTGTGATTGGACTTAAGATTTCTTTCATTTGTTTCTTTCAGGAATGGCTGGGGCTGTATATATCAAGGGAGTTGCAGTCACCAAATATAAAAGGTAAGCAGACATTTTCTTTGTTGTTCATAATAATATCTAAGCGTGTCACATGTAGTTCTCTGAGAGTCAGGCTTACTTTGGATCTTACCATGCACTCTGACAGTTTGGTTGTCAGGCTTACTTTGGATCTTACCATGCTCTGACAGTTTGATTGTCTAACCTTGGAGGCTTTATCAACAAAAAGGGCAAAGTGTTACGTGGGTTCCGTCCTTGGGTTGATTCTTTTGGCTTGAAAGGAATAGAAGGATCTTTGAGGATAGAGATAAATCTTTAGAAGAGGTATGGGGTACTGGGATAGGATTAAGTGGATAGTTACTTGAGGGGTTTCAAATCCTAATCCTAATAAGTTTAATGCTCGTACCGTGCTAGAGTTAGGTAGTAGATATTGAAAGTTGTGTCGTAATGACTCTTCTCATTCTACCAtcttataataaaattttctttttcttacaaAAAGAATGAAAGAATAAATGAAGAAACAAATAGTGCTGACAGTGGAATTTGCCAATATGGCTCATGAGGCTGGCACAGTGGCTCTGTATAAAAATGAGCCAGctgcatttattttattatgatgTTTTTGATTTGGCCATCATACCTAGTCTTGACTTTGTGGATGGTTTCTTATCTGAATCCTTTAGAGGAAATAAGTAGTTCAGTCTTCATGATTTGTGTTTTTACTTCGACTCAGTTAATTTCAGGAATATATGACACTAGAAATTAGACTGAAATACCTAACGTGTCTCCTTACTTTTACTGGTTATCCAAGAACTAAGGATATTAGACCAAATTTTTACTTACAAAAATGCTGTGGTTGATGGAAGAAATGAGGAGATggattaaaaattatttcaatCAGATGCTATATCATCATCTTTTGCCTATTTTATCATTTCTCAACTTCTTTGATAGTAATAATTTGTATTACATACGTTACCATTGACAGGTCTGTGGTGAAGGATACAGATGAATGGCCTTCCAAGTATTCCAAGTTATTTGTTGAAGTGAGATCCTGTTCCTTATTTGAATAAAATTGAAACTGCAAGCTCTTAATAAATAAAACTACAAACTTTTACATACTACATTACAGTCATTGCTTGACAAAATTCATAATGCGTACTGTACTTCAACGGAAAAAGTTAACAAAGTGTACTTGACATGCACATATTTATGTAAAGTGTTTAATTTGCATCAATCTACAACCATGCTGTAAGGGTCTTGGAACATCAATTCCTCTGTGCAATGTCGTGCATTAAGTGTCGCTGCTTATTATATTtggaaaataatcaaatatgcaCATACACCAAAATTGATGTCCATATCCTGAATTATGTGATCTATTCATTTTTGGTTCAGCTTGCTGATGGTTTGGAATTCTCATTTACTGACAAGAGGCGGTTTGCTAAAGTTCGCCTGCTTGACAATGTAATATCTGAAACTGTAAACCAATCTGCAGActgcatatatatttttttaaattttgtttatgtatatttattttcgtCCTTCTCTTAACCATATCAAACTCAAATTTCAATATGAACGTGAGCTTTTACAGCCTGTTTCTGTTCCCCCAATCTCTGAGCTTGGGCCTGATGCATTAACGGAGCCCATGACAGAAGACGAGCTCTGCAACTCATTGAAAAAGAAGAACATTGGAATTAAGGCTCTTTTACTTGACCAGGTTTGAATGTTTTATGATGTATGAGTGAGTGAAATGTAAAGGCTATGCCAAGAATTTTCTTATGCTGTGCTTATTatggtactctttttccttcgtgAGGTTTTCCCcatgttgggggggggggggttacaAGTTTTTAATGAGGCCATATAAGTACCTCTTCTTGAATCTTGGCTCCGGAGTATGCCCTCTTCTTGTATTCAGTTTGtactttgttttatttaaaaatttatttaccCACCAAAAAAATGTGTGAATGCATTGATTTCTGACATTTGTTATTTGTAATTAATATGATACTTTGCTTAAGCTGAATCAGTTAATTAAGcatattttttcacttttttcctAATATGGCGTTCTGTTAAGAAAGTTCAGTGTAATGATTAAGATCTACTCTTAATGTTTGTGCTTTTGTCACATGGTGGTGTTGGTTTATTAGATGTCTGTTCTTCTCTGCAGAGTTTTCTTTCAGGCATTGGCAATTGGATGGCTGATGAAGTTTTATACCAAGTTAGTCTGCTTTATTCTCTACCACCTGTATCCTTTTACCTGAGAAAAATCTGATGCAAAGTGCTGCTATAGAGTTCCTTGCTTTTGTCAGATTGATGACTGAATGCCTTCTTTTAGTTTAAACCTGGGGCTGTAATTTTCAGTTTCCGAGCAAGTATAAGCAGCAGTTTCAGTTCAAATTTCCACATATGGGCTTTTGCATGTATTTATGTTTTCACCTTTTAAccttaaaatataaatggaaAAACTGTGACCACTGCATGTTTGATCAATTAATGGTGTTTGGACAGGCAAGAATTCATCCACTGCAAACTGCTTCCAGCCTGTCGAAAGAATGCTGTACAAACTTGCTCAAGTGCATTAATGAGGTATTATAGATATTGTCTACATATCTTTTAAGATTAAGCTTGCAACCATATGAATGTTACTGGAGACAATACTTTTAGGTTACAGACTTTGCCGTCAAAGTTGATGCTGACAGCCTTCGCTTCCCTACTGAATGGTTGTTTCATTTTCGCTGGGGCAAGAAACCAGGAAAAGTTAATGGTGAGATGTTTGGACATTTGTGATAAATTTGACATCAATGGTTTATTTTACAGGTAATTGAAAAGGCACTTGAGGTTGGGGCCGACAGTAGTCAGTTCCCTGATAATTGGATTTTCAATTCTCGGGAAAAGAAGCCCGGCAAGGCTTTTGTTGATGGTTGGCTCTCGACCTGTGTGGCATTTTGCTTCAATCTTTTATTACAAATATTGCAGTAATGTCAATGATTGAATTACTAGCTTAATTGGTGATACCAAAtgatttctatttatttaaatgaGGATCTATGTATTTTCCTGGTTTCTTTTGGCTGAGTCATTCTTTTTTCCTCTCCAGTCTTTTGGTTTCACTTAGGCTTTGCCAATGCTTATATGATGATTGTGCATAATCATGTGGGTTCTAAAATTAAGAATGTGAAAAAGTTGACTGTAGAACTAATAATACCTCCATAAGTTTCAATATCTTGTAGCTGAAGTGAAATCACATGGTACCACTTTTCTTATGTTGGAAGAAAATGGGAAGCTGAAGCTCTTGACCTTGTGTTGCAACAGTTGATGTTACTTCCAATTTAGATGTTTCAGTTTCATTTCAGAAAGCTAAAAAAGATTTCTGTTTTTTCAGGGAAGAAACTTGACTTCATCAAAGCTGGTGGCAGGGTATGTCCACTTCAAAGCTAAGCAtttgatttattatttatgGCGGCACTTTCTCCCTGAGATTCAATTCACATCTATTGCAGACAACAGCTTATGTCCCTGAGTTGCAAAAGTTGAGTGGCAACCAAGCTGTAAAAGAGACAGATAAAAGATCTAAGCGCACTAGTTCTGGAAAAGGTGGCGGTGTTGATGAGTCAGGATCGGAGGATGAGCCTATGGAACCAAAAGTTGCGAAAGGGAGGAAGAGTAGTAGTGCTAGTAAGTCCTCAAAGAAAAAGTCCAATGCCAGTGTTGAAGACTCTGATGGTGATGATGTACCTtcaaagagaaaaagaggggCAAAGAAGCCTCCTGCAAAGAGCAAACCCAAGGGAGGCAAAAATGGAGAAGTGGAGCGGAGACAAACTAGAGGGAAAGGTGCTTCTGCAAAGAGAAAGCACGAGGAAAGTGATGACAACCTCAGTAATTCCAGTGAAAATGGAGtcgaggatgaggaggaagaTGCTTAGAAGGTAATGAAGGCAAAAAGCTGCAGTAGCATCCCAGAAATGGCACTACAAAACAAGTAATCTACCAGAATATTATATCTGGCCTTTCTCCTTCCAAGTTCTGTGAAGGGGAGATGTAGGGTATCTAACAGAAAGAGGTGCTATTTTTTGTGTAATTTAGATTGATTGCTCTTTCTAATTTATGAGATTCTTAAACAGAATTAGTAGAGTAGTGTTTTGGGCCTAAGCAGCATTTATCATATGGTTTTGGATGGAAGGAATTTTGTACGCGTACAGTACAAGTGGTGTTTTTTGTACTGACTTCCACATGCATTGCTAATGACAATGCCGTGTTCAAAGTTATGGTATTTAGGTGTCTTATCATCTATGTAGTGCCACTTCAAGGCTTGCTTATTTGGCGGGAAAAGAATATACGTATAAATGTTTAGTTAATACTGTGTATTATGTACGGTAAATGTTGTGGTTTGTTTCTAGACAGACTTTTGCAATTAATGGCGATTATTCATATAAGAGTGcagttttcatttttggacaccaTCCATATCCCACCACATAACATTATAATAAAATGGGTTATCTTTTTTATTCACAACACACTCATctagtaattattttaattaaaccttaattataaaaaagaagaaaagtatAATAATGCGggttattttttttactcacaacacactcacctagtattatttgaattaaaccttaattacaaaaaaacaaaaataagaaaagaggGTTGTACGGTGCGGCCTTGAGCATTAGCAAGGTGTTGTTTGATATGATGATGATTAGTAGAATAGAGGtttccttttttcttctttaaccATTAACATATACACATAACATATATGGTACCTTAATTTACAAATTTTGGAGTTGAAGTGATACTGACTGACATTCGTCGAGATTTACATGGTATAAGATGCCAAAATCTACCAGTTCAGTTGTGGTAAGAGGCAATCTGCACTTCAGAAAAATACTCTCAAGGCGCCGACAACTTTCTCCGGCCTGTAAATATGAAATGTTGTTGAGAGGGTAGGAAAGG
It contains:
- the LOC130992263 gene encoding formamidopyrimidine-DNA glycosylase isoform X2, which gives rise to MPELPEVEAARRALAEHTVGKKIIKVIVADDSKVIDGVSPKDFEAALVGKTIVATHRKGKNMWIELDSPPFPSFQFGMAGAVYIKGVAVTKYKRSVVKDTDEWPSKYSKLFVELADGLEFSFTDKRRFAKVRLLDNPVSVPPISELGPDALTEPMTEDELCNSLKKKNIGIKALLLDQSFLSGIGNWMADEVLYQARIHPLQTASSLSKECCTNLLKCINEVTDFAVKVDADSLRFPTEWLFHFRWGKKPGKVNGKKLDFIKAGGRTTAYVPELQKLSGNQAVKETDKRSKRTSSGKGGGVDESGSEDEPMEPKVAKGRKSSSASKSSKKKSNASVEDSDGDDVPSKRKRGAKKPPAKSKPKGGKNGEVERRQTRGKGASAKRKHEESDDNLSNSSENGVEDEEEDA
- the LOC130992263 gene encoding formamidopyrimidine-DNA glycosylase isoform X1 — encoded protein: MPELPEVEAARRALAEHTVGKKIIKVIVADDSKVIDGVSPKDFEAALVGKTIVATHRKGKNMWIELDSPPFPSFQFGMAGAVYIKGVAVTKYKRSVVKDTDEWPSKYSKLFVELADGLEFSFTDKRRFAKVRLLDNPVSVPPISELGPDALTEPMTEDELCNSLKKKNIGIKALLLDQSFLSGIGNWMADEVLYQARIHPLQTASSLSKECCTNLLKCINEVIEKALEVGADSSQFPDNWIFNSREKKPGKAFVDGKKLDFIKAGGRTTAYVPELQKLSGNQAVKETDKRSKRTSSGKGGGVDESGSEDEPMEPKVAKGRKSSSASKSSKKKSNASVEDSDGDDVPSKRKRGAKKPPAKSKPKGGKNGEVERRQTRGKGASAKRKHEESDDNLSNSSENGVEDEEEDA
- the LOC130992263 gene encoding formamidopyrimidine-DNA glycosylase isoform X3; amino-acid sequence: MPELPEVEAARRALAEHTVGKKIIKVIVADDSKVIDGVSPKDFEAALVGKTIVATHRKGKNMWIELDSPPFPSFQFGMAGAVYIKGVAVTKYKRSVVKDTDEWPSKYSKLFVELADGLEFSFTDKRRFAKVRLLDNPVSVPPISELGPDALTEPMTEDELCNSLKKKNIGIKALLLDQSFLSGIGNWMADEVLYQARIHPLQTASSLSKECCTNLLKCINEVTDFAVKVDADSLRFPTEWLFHFRWGKKPGKVIEKALEVGADSSQFPDNWIFNSREKKPGKAFVDGKKLDFIKAGGRTTAYVPELQKLSGNQAVKETDKRSKRTSSGKGGGVDESGSEDEPMEPKVAKGRKSSSASKSSKKKSNASVEDSDGDDVPSKRKRGAKKPPAKSKPKGGKNGEVERRQTRGKGASAKRKHEESDDNLSNSSENGVEDEEEDA